The following nucleotide sequence is from Drosophila takahashii strain IR98-3 E-12201 chromosome 3L, DtakHiC1v2, whole genome shotgun sequence.
aaataatgtaaattgAAGTTGTAAgcagttttgttttaaattaaatttcaaagttaaaataaaataaacttttccaCTTCTAGAAGATCAAAATAGATAACATGATATTCCTGTTGTGTTAACACAATAGTCACAATAACGGAACAATGAGAGCATAGTCTCAAAGACTATCCAGAGGTGGAAAAACCCAAAGTAGGTTACACATTTGTCTGCAAATATGAGAAGGTCTGGAAGTGGCGTTAGCTTCAGATGTCCCAACTATAAATACGTCGGTTTATTGGATGGTAGAATCAGAATCCCAAGCCCAGCTGAAAGAGAAGTCAACATGCGATCAGTTCTTGCGCTATCTTTGGCAGTCCTGGCCACCTTAGTTGTCCTGTCATCGCAGGCATCTACGCCCGCCTCTAGCTCCACCTCCCCATCGAGCAGTTCCACCTCCCCGTCGAGCAGCTCCACCTCCCCATCAAGCAGCTCCACCTCCCCGTCGAGCAGCTCCACCTCCCCATCAAGCAGCTCCTCCTCGACATCCGACAGCGCAACCACCACGACCACCactaccaccaccaccactgctGCGACCACCACCACCGAGAAGACGAAGAAGAGGCATCGCCGCAGGCACCGCAGGAGGAGGATCATCATCATCCGGGGAGGTGGAGGTGGTCGGGGAGAAAGGCGTCGCAGGGAACGCGATGACGGCGGTGACGATGGCGGTCGCGTCGTGAGGCGCATCCGTGTGCGTGAGCGCCGAGTTGGTGGCCGTTTTGCCCGCTTCTAAAGATCCTGTCCATCATGTACGATTCTCAATGAAAAATAAAGTCAGAAACTGTATTTGCAAACATACAAATTGGTTTACTTCTTTGATTAGGTCCGAGTGTTCTCAAAAGGGTTCCATTTTGCAGATCCAAAAAAGATAAGATGGGCATATGTCAGAGATAGTAAACTTCATTGTCAAATAATCTAAAGAGAGTCAAAGCTAACTATTTTCCCAATCAAATATTAGAAGGAATCCAAAATGTGTATAATCTTTTAAAGATATCCCTTACACCAAACAAGGATacccacaaaataaaaaaaaaattctttattgtTTTGGATTCACTAAATGGTTCCGGATCACGATTATTTGAAGggttgatttgatttaaaattctgGCCAATGTTTTGGGTTCTAGAATAGGGGCTTATGGATGCCACACTCGTCTGGTTTCTTGAAGACTAAGGCATAAGTGAGGACGGGATGTTAATTATGAATGCTAGAATTTGTATTGTTGGCTTAACATTGTTCCTCATTAGTAATGAGTCATTACACTTTAGATTTAGCTTTATAATAAGGTTTCAAATCGAACTTATATAATTTTCATAGATTAGTGGGTTAACAACACCATAGGCACTAGTAAAGGATTCTGTCTACAGTTGAATAATTCCGCCACAaactttcgcttttaaaaacacagggcggcaacactactactatatTGACCGCAGCCGTTtgcatttatgttttttgactatgatTTCTTGAACTGGTTtctccattaaaaaaaatcctaaaattattctaagtatggggtttgaaagacaaagagtgtatcttttaaaaaacttttacatCAAAACATTCAGAAGGGAAATtattacactcaaaataaatttaaccctaaattttagaaaatcaccattaaaatttcttttttctaaatacaagaaagttatttcaaaatctaaggaaatttttcttaagtcaagaaagttttccttaaatccaggaagtatttcttaaatgtagaaactggttaccatgaactaaaatcaccctaaaatctagaaaaaatgcccttaaaattagaaataattttctaaaaaatagaaaggcaaacgaaaataataaaatattttggcaacactttttctaaaaatgagtgccctaaccctaaaattaagctaaccctaaataatagaaatattttctaaaaagtagaaagtttttctaaaaaatagaaatagtttttttcacatgctctggcacaccaaaatgttcaatgccagaacttgtcagctgccgggcggctgtactcgtagcgcagacagttaaagcgcttggttagaaatcgaatcgaccctggttcgagtcccagagcaaactattttttacctttttttttaagttttttttttaagttttttttttttaatttgtttttttactcttttttttattcctttttttattgatggcaagcggtaaaccgaaaataatttggtttatatttagctatttactatatactacacataatataaattgcgatagcataaatatatacataagtatatatgtatgtaaataagtaaaacgcgaatggtcaaaattatgcaattagtattcaaatgtattCTCCGCTTGACtctttacatacaatgctcggtttgccacagcaaatttaagtgctacaatggcccagtatgtaggccgttcgctcctcgcgcgggagacccgggttcgattctcaccgacggacaagtaaaaatgtaagtttttttcatgaagatattaactaatattaactaatcataatttctacattcccaatctttcgcagtcccgtagtccacatttacaacaacatttggctttggttagataagaaatccaagcgcaaatacataataataaatacataacctttaacattcacaatatacaagactcacaacgcctgcatatgtatatagggaggagtacataatataaacgtatattcaaaaaaaatcatgattgaacatgtttttttgttttgtttttaatttctatttttttggaaaatttcctactttttagaaatttttgcccttaaatttagtaaaattaccctaaaatttagaaatatgacgtcaaaaaaatcaaaaatatagaaaaatgtgaccctaaaatttagggcgagcttgtcttgaagacaaaagtagggcgatttccttgactttagggttaattttattttgagtgtatatttataaatacattttatatactttatttcatttatatattcctattttaattattctaaTTATAGCTTtattcaagtaactatatgaAGTAAGCCTAACCAGAAGACTAAGTAAACACCCAAAACTTTTGATAAATTTGTTGAAGCGTGTACATATTTGCATAACTGAGTGCTAAGCTAACATTCAGACTACTGGTAGTATTTAACAAAAGAATTCAAGTCAATATCTGGATAGAAAAGAACACAAAATTTCTAATTAAACAAGCCAACAATGAACAGGGCAAACGTAGCCGAAAAATTAGGAACGCCAATGGTGGAATAGGAAAATATGGTGGCTgcgaatgttatttttaatatcggattaaaatctgaaaatttTCCACTCCCTTGACGTAGTCAACCAGCGTGTAGAAGGGCTATAAATGGTGGGGTAACCGAATTAATCTCCACACTTCTCTTCAAGTACCTGAACTCGAATCACTTACAACATGAGGCTCCTGCTCGTCCTTTCTTTGGTCATGGTGGCCATCTGCCTGACCTCCGTTCACGCCTCTGCCGATTCTTCCGATTCTTCCGACACTTCCGATTCTTCCGACTCTTCCAACTCTACCGACACATCTTCGGGTTCCGATGAGTCTGACAGCTCCAGCGGCGAAAGCTCGGAAGTTTCTTCCTCgaccaccacaacaacaaccacaacaaccACAACCAAAGCCCCAGAGACCCACAAGAGGGTCCATCGCCGAAGACACCGCATCATCAGGAGAATCATCCGGGAGCGCGCAGCCGGTAGAAGACGCCGTCGTGGTTAAaccaaaaaatggtttataatatgttcaacaccaaaaatgaaaatatgatTCCTTTACCCACCATTTTGGATATTAAGAAATCTATACATTATCTTAATTTGCGCTCCTCGATTTTAAATCAAGCTCTTCCTTTTCTAAGTATTCATAAATCCGGTCTTGCAGATTCGTTCAACCATAGGAATATTGATTTTACTGTCTATCAAAgcaataaaatatagaaattttcgaattaattttctttattaaatatttcaaagtttcctcaaaataaaaaaaaaaaatgttacgtTTCTTATTGATGATCTTTTATGGAGCATATATAGTGAgttcacttttattttttggttcacCACAAGGTAATTGAgggatattattattactatattaaattaaattaatatttgttatatttccATCAGCTGAAGGACGTCCGTTTTACGTTTACTTTACCTCAATTGTGATTATTCTTCTGTGGCcgatttttcacattttaatattagttCTGGTCTGGTGTAAAgatgtaactattaaaatattaaaaaaaatacttacaaGTCATTCGTATCATTGCAGCGGTTCTTAACACCTTTGAAATTTATCTCCTTCGCTTGGTTAATTGCATCCCACGTCATTGCATTGTATCTTTTGCTCAATGTCAACAATGCTATCGATTGGTACGACTTTTTGGGTACGCAATGGTGTAGTTCGGGTAAATGGTGGATAGGATTTCTCTGgactttttttgtgtatagtaagttttttaaaatttttaaccatTCCGCTAACGACCTACCGAtccttacaatttttaaacagaTGCGGCAATTGCAAGTTTTGTGATCCAGATTTGTTATGTCACCAACTACGATACTTGGTGTTACATTTTGAATTAAgattataaaaactttttatactTGTATAAGTAACAAATGTAAAGACATTATTACCGacgaaaaaagtaatatttttaaattttt
It contains:
- the LOC108056340 gene encoding protein new-glue 3-like, coding for MRRSGSGVSFRCPNYKYVGLLDGRIRIPSPAEREVNMRSVLALSLAVLATLVVLSSQASTPASSSTSPSSSSTSPSSSSTSPSSSSTSPSSSSTSPSSSSSSTSDSATTTTTTTTTTTAATTTTEKTKKRHRRRHRRRRIIIIRGGGGGRGERRRRERDDGGDDGGRVVRRIRVRERRVGGRFARF
- the LOC123003462 gene encoding uncharacterized protein, which translates into the protein MRLLLVLSLVMVAICLTSVHASADSSDSSDTSDSSDSSNSTDTSSGSDESDSSSGESSEVSSSTTTTTTTTTTTKAPETHKRVHRRRHRIIRRIIRERAAGRRRRRG